In one window of Notolabrus celidotus isolate fNotCel1 chromosome 15, fNotCel1.pri, whole genome shotgun sequence DNA:
- the agfg1b gene encoding arf-GAP domain and FG repeat-containing protein 1b isoform X2: protein MATSAKRKQEETHLKMLREMTSLPANRKCFDCDQRGPTYVNMTVGSFVCTTCSGILRGLNPPHRVKSISMTTFTHQEIEFLQKHSNEVCKHIWLGLYDDRTSVVPDFREPQKVKEFLQEKYEKKRWYVPPDQARVNVQASVSGSSASSTGSTPEVQPLKTLQLNKTPLRQSPGVGRSQAHSAAQEKKFDLLSDLGGDIFAAPPTQTSSSTNFANFAHFPSQSAPQGNTNTNFANFEAFGNTTIPSHLSTSPPSKSFSSGGGVPIPISTAVPTQTHSGSCSEDRYAALAELDNELSVVSTSSNVPGNIFGPVLGSSPAQNPPVLPSMQPGFGAVPSTNPFVAAAVAPEMATNPFQTNGRAPSAASFGTGSMSMPAGFGNASSYCLPTSFSGNFQQQFPGQAPIPYSQPATYHPQSNGPAYPVYGQNKPSMTPFGPPMAGPGMSNNPFMAGAPAGSFPSGGMSTNPFL, encoded by the exons ATGGCGACGAGTGCCAAACgaaagcaggaggagactcATCTGAAGATGCTCCGGGAAATGACGAGCCTTCCCGCGAATAGGAAATGCTTCGACTGCGACCAGCGCGGCCCGACCTATGTCAACATGACAGTGGGCTCCTTCGTGTGTACCACCTGCTCCGGCATCTT GCGAGGACTGAATCCCCCACACAGAGTGAAGTCCATCTCTATGaccacattcacacatcagGAAATTGAGTTCTTACAGAAACACAGCAATGAG GTCTGTAAACACATCTGGTTGGGCCTCTATGACGACAGGACATCAGTTGTTCCAGATTTCCGAGAACCACAGAAAGTAAAAGAGTTCCTtcaagaaaaatatgaaaagaaaagatg GTATGTTCCTCCAGACCAGGCAAGAGTAAATGTTCAGGCCTCGGTTTCTGGATCCTCAGCCAGCAGCACTGGTAGTACCCCCGAAGTCCAACCCCTTAAGACCTTGCAGCTCAACAAGACTCCTTTGCGCCAG TCTCCAGGGGTTGGTCGTTCCCAGGCTCACTCCGCTGCTCAGGAGAAGAAGTTTGACTTGCTCTCTGACCTGGGAGGAGACATCTTTGCTGCTCCACCCACTCAAACCTCCAGCTCTACCAACTTTGCCAACTTTGCACATTTTCCAAGCCAGTCGG CACCTCAGGGTAATACAAATACCAACTTTGCCAACTTTGAGGCATTTGGAAACACTACGATTCCATCCCATCTGAGCACGTCACCCCCATCAAAGTCCTTTTCATCAG GTGGAGGTGTGCCAATCCCGATTTCTACAGCCGTCCCGACTCAAACCCACTCAGGGAGCTGCTCAGAAGACCGCTATGCTGCTCTAGCTGAGCTGGACAATGAACTTTCAGTTGTCTCCACGAGCAGCAATGTGCCAGG AAATATATTTGGACCAGTGCTTGGTTCATCACCAGCCCAGAATCCACCTGTGTTACCCAGCATGCAGCCTGGCTTTGGAG CCGTCCCATCCACAAACCCCTTTGTTGCTGCAGCCGTTGCCCCAGAGATGGCCACCAACCCTTTCCAGACCAATGGCAGAGCCCCATCTGCAG CCTCGTTTGGTACTGGCTCTATGAGCATGCCCGCCGGCTTTGGGAATGCATCCTCCTACTGCCTCCCGACCAGTTTCAGTGGGAACTTCCAACAGCAATTCCCCGGCCAGGCCCCAATCCCTTACTCTCAACCTGCGACCTACCACCCTCAGTCTAATG GCCCTGCATACCCAGTCTACGGCCAGAACAAGCCTTCCATGACGCCCTTTGGGCCGCCCATGGCTGGCCCTGGCATGTCTAATAACCCATTCATG gCGGGAGCTCCAGCAGGGTCATTCCCTTCGGGTGGTATGTCCACCAACCCTTTCCTGTAG
- the agfg1b gene encoding arf-GAP domain and FG repeat-containing protein 1b isoform X3 translates to MTTFTHQEIEFLQKHSNEVCKHIWLGLYDDRTSVVPDFREPQKVKEFLQEKYEKKRWYVPPDQARVNVQASVSGSSASSTGSTPEVQPLKTLQLNKTPLRQSPGVGRSQAHSAAQEKKFDLLSDLGGDIFAAPPTQTSSSTNFANFAHFPSQSAAPQGNTNTNFANFEAFGNTTIPSHLSTSPPSKSFSSGGGVPIPISTAVPTQTHSGSCSEDRYAALAELDNELSVVSTSSNVPGNIFGPVLGSSPAQNPPVLPSMQPGFGAVPSTNPFVAAAVAPEMATNPFQTNGRAPSAASFGTGSMSMPAGFGNASSYCLPTSFSGNFQQQFPGQAPIPYSQPATYHPQSNGPAYPVYGQNKPSMTPFGPPMAGPGMSNNPFMAGAPAGSFPSGGMSTNPFL, encoded by the exons ATGaccacattcacacatcagGAAATTGAGTTCTTACAGAAACACAGCAATGAG GTCTGTAAACACATCTGGTTGGGCCTCTATGACGACAGGACATCAGTTGTTCCAGATTTCCGAGAACCACAGAAAGTAAAAGAGTTCCTtcaagaaaaatatgaaaagaaaagatg GTATGTTCCTCCAGACCAGGCAAGAGTAAATGTTCAGGCCTCGGTTTCTGGATCCTCAGCCAGCAGCACTGGTAGTACCCCCGAAGTCCAACCCCTTAAGACCTTGCAGCTCAACAAGACTCCTTTGCGCCAG TCTCCAGGGGTTGGTCGTTCCCAGGCTCACTCCGCTGCTCAGGAGAAGAAGTTTGACTTGCTCTCTGACCTGGGAGGAGACATCTTTGCTGCTCCACCCACTCAAACCTCCAGCTCTACCAACTTTGCCAACTTTGCACATTTTCCAAGCCAGTCGG CAGCACCTCAGGGTAATACAAATACCAACTTTGCCAACTTTGAGGCATTTGGAAACACTACGATTCCATCCCATCTGAGCACGTCACCCCCATCAAAGTCCTTTTCATCAG GTGGAGGTGTGCCAATCCCGATTTCTACAGCCGTCCCGACTCAAACCCACTCAGGGAGCTGCTCAGAAGACCGCTATGCTGCTCTAGCTGAGCTGGACAATGAACTTTCAGTTGTCTCCACGAGCAGCAATGTGCCAGG AAATATATTTGGACCAGTGCTTGGTTCATCACCAGCCCAGAATCCACCTGTGTTACCCAGCATGCAGCCTGGCTTTGGAG CCGTCCCATCCACAAACCCCTTTGTTGCTGCAGCCGTTGCCCCAGAGATGGCCACCAACCCTTTCCAGACCAATGGCAGAGCCCCATCTGCAG CCTCGTTTGGTACTGGCTCTATGAGCATGCCCGCCGGCTTTGGGAATGCATCCTCCTACTGCCTCCCGACCAGTTTCAGTGGGAACTTCCAACAGCAATTCCCCGGCCAGGCCCCAATCCCTTACTCTCAACCTGCGACCTACCACCCTCAGTCTAATG GCCCTGCATACCCAGTCTACGGCCAGAACAAGCCTTCCATGACGCCCTTTGGGCCGCCCATGGCTGGCCCTGGCATGTCTAATAACCCATTCATG gCGGGAGCTCCAGCAGGGTCATTCCCTTCGGGTGGTATGTCCACCAACCCTTTCCTGTAG
- the agfg1b gene encoding arf-GAP domain and FG repeat-containing protein 1b isoform X1, whose protein sequence is MATSAKRKQEETHLKMLREMTSLPANRKCFDCDQRGPTYVNMTVGSFVCTTCSGILRGLNPPHRVKSISMTTFTHQEIEFLQKHSNEVCKHIWLGLYDDRTSVVPDFREPQKVKEFLQEKYEKKRWYVPPDQARVNVQASVSGSSASSTGSTPEVQPLKTLQLNKTPLRQSPGVGRSQAHSAAQEKKFDLLSDLGGDIFAAPPTQTSSSTNFANFAHFPSQSAAPQGNTNTNFANFEAFGNTTIPSHLSTSPPSKSFSSGGGVPIPISTAVPTQTHSGSCSEDRYAALAELDNELSVVSTSSNVPGNIFGPVLGSSPAQNPPVLPSMQPGFGAVPSTNPFVAAAVAPEMATNPFQTNGRAPSAASFGTGSMSMPAGFGNASSYCLPTSFSGNFQQQFPGQAPIPYSQPATYHPQSNGPAYPVYGQNKPSMTPFGPPMAGPGMSNNPFMAGAPAGSFPSGGMSTNPFL, encoded by the exons ATGGCGACGAGTGCCAAACgaaagcaggaggagactcATCTGAAGATGCTCCGGGAAATGACGAGCCTTCCCGCGAATAGGAAATGCTTCGACTGCGACCAGCGCGGCCCGACCTATGTCAACATGACAGTGGGCTCCTTCGTGTGTACCACCTGCTCCGGCATCTT GCGAGGACTGAATCCCCCACACAGAGTGAAGTCCATCTCTATGaccacattcacacatcagGAAATTGAGTTCTTACAGAAACACAGCAATGAG GTCTGTAAACACATCTGGTTGGGCCTCTATGACGACAGGACATCAGTTGTTCCAGATTTCCGAGAACCACAGAAAGTAAAAGAGTTCCTtcaagaaaaatatgaaaagaaaagatg GTATGTTCCTCCAGACCAGGCAAGAGTAAATGTTCAGGCCTCGGTTTCTGGATCCTCAGCCAGCAGCACTGGTAGTACCCCCGAAGTCCAACCCCTTAAGACCTTGCAGCTCAACAAGACTCCTTTGCGCCAG TCTCCAGGGGTTGGTCGTTCCCAGGCTCACTCCGCTGCTCAGGAGAAGAAGTTTGACTTGCTCTCTGACCTGGGAGGAGACATCTTTGCTGCTCCACCCACTCAAACCTCCAGCTCTACCAACTTTGCCAACTTTGCACATTTTCCAAGCCAGTCGG CAGCACCTCAGGGTAATACAAATACCAACTTTGCCAACTTTGAGGCATTTGGAAACACTACGATTCCATCCCATCTGAGCACGTCACCCCCATCAAAGTCCTTTTCATCAG GTGGAGGTGTGCCAATCCCGATTTCTACAGCCGTCCCGACTCAAACCCACTCAGGGAGCTGCTCAGAAGACCGCTATGCTGCTCTAGCTGAGCTGGACAATGAACTTTCAGTTGTCTCCACGAGCAGCAATGTGCCAGG AAATATATTTGGACCAGTGCTTGGTTCATCACCAGCCCAGAATCCACCTGTGTTACCCAGCATGCAGCCTGGCTTTGGAG CCGTCCCATCCACAAACCCCTTTGTTGCTGCAGCCGTTGCCCCAGAGATGGCCACCAACCCTTTCCAGACCAATGGCAGAGCCCCATCTGCAG CCTCGTTTGGTACTGGCTCTATGAGCATGCCCGCCGGCTTTGGGAATGCATCCTCCTACTGCCTCCCGACCAGTTTCAGTGGGAACTTCCAACAGCAATTCCCCGGCCAGGCCCCAATCCCTTACTCTCAACCTGCGACCTACCACCCTCAGTCTAATG GCCCTGCATACCCAGTCTACGGCCAGAACAAGCCTTCCATGACGCCCTTTGGGCCGCCCATGGCTGGCCCTGGCATGTCTAATAACCCATTCATG gCGGGAGCTCCAGCAGGGTCATTCCCTTCGGGTGGTATGTCCACCAACCCTTTCCTGTAG
- the zgc:110269 gene encoding probable flap endonuclease 1 homolog gives MGITKLADLIRTEAPNAISYKDISDYTGKVIALDTSIVVNQFRAATPSLSPLTGLFYRTLTFLEHDIKPVFVFDGKPPGEKRAVLEKRAEAAGWTSPKSTGTASSQTKDCHQLLKFLGVPFVQALGDAEALCACLVKEGTVDAVASEDMDTLPFGASTLIRQLNAKRESEVIEYSLPKLLEKLQINHEEFVDLCILLGCDYCEKITGLGPVRALKLIQKHRTIEDVVLHVNRKTHHVPHSWKYKEARKIFLEPQTVAPELTWTEPDEEALVEFLCQTKHAMKGDKVRHRMEKFRQTRESKREEREKERAAGHSRQTRMEDFFRVTRKRDHPVEAANSQSINKKRQKRK, from the exons ATGGGGATCACTAAACTGGCAGATTTGATCCGCACAGAGGCTCCTAACGCTATTTCTTATAAAGATATCAGTGATTACACCG GAAAAGTAATTGCACTGGATACTTCAATTGTTGTGAACCAGTTCCGAGCAGCTACACCTTCCCTCAG CCCTCTGACAGGTCTCTTTTACCGCACGCTCACCTTCCTGGAACATGACATAAAGCCAGTCTTTGTGTTTGATGGAAAGCCTCCTGGGGAAAAGAGAGCTGTT CTTGAGAAGCGAGCCGAGGCTGCTGGTTGGACCTCGCCTAAATCTACAGGCACAG CATCGTCCCAGACCAAAGATTGTCACCAGCTTCTAAAATTTCTGGGCGTACCTTTTGTCCAG GCCCTAGGGGACGCTGAGGCTCTGTGCGCCTGTCTTGTGAAAGAAGGGACAGTGGATGCTGTTGCATCAGAGGATATGGACACACTGCCTTTTGGGGCCAGTACTCTCATTCGACAGCTAAACGCTAAGAGAGAAAG TGAAGTCATTGAATATTCTTTACCCAAGCTCTTGGAGAAACTCCAAATTAATCATGAAGAG TTTGTCGACCTGTGTATTTTATTGGGCTGTGACTACTGTGAGAAGATCACTGGTTTAGGTCCTGTGAGAGCTCTGAAACTGATCCAGAAGCATCGTACAATCGAGGACGTGGTTTTACATGTCAACAGAAAG ACTCATCATGTGCCACATTCCTGGAAATACAAAGAAGCACGTAAGATCTTCTTGGAACCTCAAACCGTAGCTCCTGAACTCACCTGGACCGAGCCGGATGAAGAAGCTTTGGTTGAGTTCCTTTGTCAAACTAAACATGCAATGAA gGGGGACAAGGTCCGTCATCGAATGGAGAAGTTTCGTCAGACGCGAGAGAGCAAgcgagaggagagggaaaaggaGCGGGCAGCAGGACACAGCAGGCAAACACGCATGGAGGATTTCTTCAGAGTCACCAGAAAGAGGGATCAT CCTGTGGAAGCTGCAAACTcacaaagcatcaacaaaaagagacaaaagaggAAATAG